A stretch of the Synechocystis sp. PCC 7338 genome encodes the following:
- a CDS encoding DNA cytosine methyltransferase translates to MGRPIAIDLFAGCGGMSLGLEAAGFDIAAAVEVDAVHCLVHHHNFPYGATICRDIAQVSAQEILQQLKSKGYGDEVDLIAGGPPCQGFSLMGKRQLDDPRNSLVFEYVRIIRALKPKYFLFENVPGMQSGKHKKFLEELVREFEAIGYHIEKPILVLDASLYGAPQKRKRLIIIGSRKDVAPATYPLPSHLDLDKVEQYETTQKSSSTINYQPLFTCGGAIDDLTPHVPYLTGEDRGIPADLLDHSARRKSYTIHPNGAFLLCHKRKVDSVVYGHIGSQHTEKSIKRFADTLPGTVEKTSRFLRLSKTGLCNTLRAGTASDKGAYTAPRPIHYALPRCITVREAARLHTYPDWFQFHNTIWHGFREIGNSVVPLLAKALGEQVMDALNFSIKDLPVYELEPQDRKLLGYNLPQASRYLSAEN, encoded by the coding sequence ATGGGCAGACCCATTGCCATCGACTTGTTTGCGGGCTGTGGTGGCATGTCCTTGGGTTTAGAAGCCGCAGGGTTTGACATTGCCGCCGCAGTGGAAGTTGACGCCGTACATTGCCTGGTTCATCATCACAATTTTCCCTATGGGGCCACCATTTGTCGGGATATTGCCCAGGTTTCGGCCCAAGAGATTCTCCAACAGCTAAAAAGTAAGGGTTATGGGGATGAAGTAGATCTAATTGCTGGAGGGCCCCCCTGCCAGGGTTTTTCCTTGATGGGCAAAAGGCAGTTGGATGACCCCCGTAACTCGTTGGTGTTTGAATATGTGCGAATAATTCGGGCTCTCAAACCCAAATATTTTTTATTTGAAAATGTTCCAGGCATGCAATCTGGAAAACATAAAAAATTTTTAGAAGAGTTAGTTAGGGAATTTGAAGCCATTGGTTATCACATCGAAAAACCAATTTTAGTGCTAGATGCATCCCTTTATGGCGCTCCTCAAAAACGAAAAAGATTAATCATTATTGGCTCTAGAAAAGATGTCGCTCCTGCCACCTATCCATTACCTTCCCATCTCGATCTTGACAAAGTAGAACAATATGAAACTACTCAAAAATCATCCTCTACTATAAACTATCAACCCCTATTTACCTGTGGGGGAGCCATTGATGATTTAACTCCCCATGTTCCTTATTTAACTGGAGAAGATAGGGGTATTCCAGCAGATCTATTAGATCATTCAGCTAGGAGAAAAAGCTATACTATCCATCCCAATGGGGCATTTTTGCTCTGTCATAAACGTAAGGTTGATAGTGTAGTTTATGGTCATATTGGTTCCCAGCATACTGAAAAATCAATCAAAAGATTTGCTGACACCCTTCCTGGAACAGTGGAAAAAACTAGCCGATTTTTACGCCTATCAAAAACTGGTTTATGCAATACGCTGAGGGCTGGCACGGCCAGTGATAAAGGTGCTTACACTGCTCCTAGGCCAATACACTACGCCTTACCTCGATGTATTACTGTCAGAGAAGCGGCGAGACTCCATACCTATCCGGATTGGTTTCAGTTTCACAACACCATCTGGCATGGCTTTCGGGAAATTGGCAATTCTGTTGTACCTTTACTGGCCAAGGCTTTGGGGGAACAGGTTATGGATGCATTGAATTTTTCCATTAAAGATTTGCCAGTTTATGAACTGGAGCCCCAAGACCGCAAATTATTAGGCTACAATTTGCCCCAGGCTAGTCGATATTTGTCGGCAGAAAATTGA
- the guaA gene encoding glutamine-hydrolyzing GMP synthase — MTTQIPIPPVVSDHPLLDRVSDRLKGQIIIILDFGSQYSELIARRIRETEVYSEVLSYRTTAAQLREIKPKGIILSGGPNSVYDQGAPECDPEIFQLGVPVLGVCYGMQLMVKQLGGRVERAKRGEYGKASLHIDDPTDLLTNVENGSTMWMSHGDSCVDLPLGFEVLAHTDNTPCAAIADHQRALFGVQFHPEVVHSVGGIALIRNFVYHICHCDPTWTTDAFIEESIREVRNQVGDRRVLLALSGGVDSSTLAFLLHRAIGDNLTCMFIDQGFMRKGEPERLVELFDHQFHIPVQYVNARDRFLKQLEGVTDPEEKRRLIGHEFIQVFEEESQRLGPFDYLAQGTLYPDVIESADSNVDPKTGERVAVKIKSHHNVGGLPKNLRFKLVEPLRKLFKDEVRKLGRSIGLPEEIVRRHPFPGPGLAIRIIGEVTSERLNILRDADFIVRDEISKRGIYHDYWQAFAVLLPIRSVGVMGDKRTYAHPVVLRFITSEDGMTADWARVPYDILEAISNRIVNEVKGVNRVVYDITSKPPGTIEWE; from the coding sequence GTGACTACCCAAATCCCCATTCCCCCCGTTGTAAGCGACCATCCTCTGCTGGACCGCGTTTCCGATCGCCTCAAGGGGCAGATCATCATCATTTTAGACTTTGGTTCCCAATATTCGGAACTAATTGCCCGACGCATCCGGGAAACCGAGGTTTACTCGGAAGTTTTGTCCTATCGCACCACAGCGGCGCAGTTGCGGGAAATTAAACCCAAGGGCATCATCCTTTCCGGTGGTCCCAATTCCGTCTATGACCAGGGGGCTCCCGAGTGTGACCCAGAAATTTTTCAGTTGGGCGTTCCCGTGTTGGGGGTCTGCTACGGCATGCAACTGATGGTCAAACAACTAGGCGGCCGGGTGGAACGGGCCAAGCGGGGGGAGTATGGCAAGGCGAGTTTGCACATTGATGACCCCACCGACCTGCTTACCAATGTAGAAAACGGTAGTACTATGTGGATGAGCCATGGGGATTCCTGTGTGGATCTACCCTTGGGCTTTGAGGTATTGGCCCACACCGATAACACTCCCTGTGCGGCGATCGCCGATCACCAAAGGGCCCTATTTGGGGTGCAATTCCATCCCGAAGTTGTCCATTCCGTAGGGGGCATTGCCCTGATCCGCAACTTTGTTTATCATATTTGCCACTGCGACCCCACCTGGACAACCGACGCTTTCATCGAAGAATCCATTCGGGAAGTGCGGAACCAAGTAGGCGATCGCCGAGTATTGTTGGCCCTATCCGGTGGGGTGGATTCCTCAACCTTGGCCTTTCTGCTCCATCGGGCGATCGGCGACAACCTCACCTGTATGTTCATTGACCAGGGCTTCATGCGTAAAGGGGAACCGGAACGGTTGGTGGAACTGTTTGATCATCAGTTTCATATTCCTGTCCAATACGTCAATGCCCGGGATCGTTTCCTCAAGCAGTTGGAAGGAGTAACCGATCCGGAGGAAAAACGTCGTCTGATTGGCCACGAATTCATTCAGGTGTTTGAAGAAGAATCCCAACGCCTTGGCCCCTTCGATTACCTGGCCCAGGGGACCCTCTACCCCGACGTGATTGAGTCCGCCGACAGCAATGTTGACCCCAAAACCGGCGAACGGGTGGCAGTAAAAATCAAAAGTCACCATAACGTCGGTGGTCTACCGAAAAATCTCCGCTTTAAGCTAGTGGAACCCCTCCGCAAACTTTTTAAAGATGAAGTCCGTAAACTAGGTCGCTCCATTGGCCTGCCAGAAGAAATTGTCCGCCGCCATCCCTTCCCAGGCCCGGGCCTAGCCATTCGTATTATTGGGGAAGTTACCTCAGAAAGGTTAAACATTCTCCGGGATGCGGATTTCATTGTGCGGGACGAAATTTCTAAACGGGGCATTTACCACGACTATTGGCAGGCCTTTGCCGTACTGCTGCCCATCCGTAGCGTGGGCGTAATGGGGGACAAACGCACCTATGCCCACCCCGTTGTGTTGCGCTTCATCACCAGTGAAGACGGCATGACCGCCGATTGGGCTAGGGTCCCCTACGATATTCTCGAAGCCATTTCCAATCGCATTGTCAACGAAGTTAAGGGCGTTAACCGGGTGGTTTATGACATCACTTCCAAGCCTCCTGGCACCATTGAGTGGGAATGA
- a CDS encoding transglycosylase domain-containing protein, which produces MFKSFSRKLKRSTVDFLHQLANTLEVEEEDKSSAKAGEFPNGPDSSPQGEPIAELSEDLSGPAANLAKPELDPGHGREMVTAINIQNVRNGASTPEEITAVESGQGNGNSHVAVVPPSVSPSADAPPSSSLDRSNRRRRRRRRSKENKASSKAPLALTTGLKSLGRSVSRFTQQPRFWLVFGFGLGAGVGTSALAWGFYQLETMTQVAIADVVTYAPPGTMTIKAANGATLQEIGNVSHDTVTMGKIPPLIEQAFIASEDSRFREHRGIDPQGIIRASLSNVQSGDVVQGGSTITQQLARLVFLNQDRTLARKLKEVRLAQKIETALPKDQILERYLNLIYLGSGAYGVADAAHAYFSKTPEELTLGEAATLAGVVPAPSVYSPRQNLELATRRRNEVLNRMAEVGFITSAEAQAAIAEPLKINPSPLKRFNREAEFFTDYILDELRAKLPEEELQQGGLTVKTTLNNQWQEEAQTILTNAVKKYGRWQRFSEGAMVAMDPRTGAIKMMVGGKDYQGSQFNRVTQAKRQPGSTFKPILYGAAIASGISPNKSYPNVPIDIGGYQPANYGDSYSGGNMSLRDALTSSVNVVAVRLLLDVGWNPVINLARQMGISSKLEPTYSLALGAWEMTPLEMTSAYGTFANKGIHVQPYAIQNVVNTKGEVIYKAEHKQTKALDPDSNAIMTSMMRSVVTSGTGRPAGLGDRQVAGKTGTSDEAKDLWFIGYIPQLVTGVWLGNDNSRPTNGASTTAAMVWGQFMRDVTKGIPVESFPAMPKNPDQRKPSIKAEPIKRRVKVLAPPSSTETDGQTTTDRPRRRRRTQTNTARPSNTQTARNNAPASASSAPPRTVSTPAPVSAPAAASPADSGLPAPPSVRKSE; this is translated from the coding sequence GTGTTTAAATCCTTTTCCCGCAAGCTTAAGCGTTCCACTGTCGACTTTCTCCACCAGTTAGCTAACACATTGGAAGTGGAGGAAGAGGACAAGTCTTCGGCCAAGGCAGGGGAATTTCCCAATGGGCCAGATTCTTCTCCCCAGGGGGAACCGATCGCCGAGTTATCGGAGGATTTATCTGGGCCAGCGGCCAACTTAGCGAAGCCAGAACTAGACCCGGGCCATGGCAGGGAAATGGTGACCGCCATCAATATTCAAAATGTTCGGAATGGGGCCTCAACCCCGGAAGAAATTACAGCCGTTGAATCAGGTCAAGGCAACGGCAATAGCCATGTTGCGGTGGTGCCTCCCAGTGTTTCCCCATCGGCAGATGCCCCCCCTTCATCCTCTTTGGACCGGAGTAACCGGCGGCGGCGCCGAAGAAGAAGGAGTAAAGAAAATAAGGCTTCTTCCAAAGCGCCCCTGGCCCTAACTACTGGTCTGAAAAGCCTGGGGCGATCGGTGTCCCGGTTTACCCAACAACCCCGATTTTGGTTGGTGTTTGGTTTTGGCTTGGGGGCCGGGGTCGGTACCTCTGCCTTGGCCTGGGGCTTTTACCAGTTGGAGACCATGACCCAAGTGGCGATCGCCGATGTGGTGACCTATGCTCCTCCGGGCACCATGACTATCAAAGCGGCCAATGGTGCCACTCTCCAGGAAATTGGCAACGTTAGCCACGATACGGTGACTATGGGTAAAATCCCCCCCCTCATTGAGCAGGCCTTCATCGCCAGTGAAGATAGTCGCTTTCGGGAACACCGGGGTATCGATCCCCAGGGCATTATCCGGGCATCCCTGTCCAATGTTCAATCCGGGGACGTGGTACAGGGGGGCAGTACCATTACCCAACAGTTGGCCCGGTTAGTATTCTTAAATCAGGATCGTACCCTAGCCAGGAAGTTGAAGGAAGTGCGACTGGCCCAAAAAATTGAGACCGCCCTGCCCAAGGATCAAATTCTGGAACGCTATCTAAATTTAATTTATCTAGGCTCTGGAGCCTACGGGGTGGCGGATGCGGCCCACGCCTACTTCAGTAAGACCCCGGAGGAGTTGACCTTAGGGGAAGCGGCCACCTTAGCAGGGGTGGTGCCGGCCCCTAGTGTTTATTCCCCCCGACAGAATTTAGAGTTGGCTACCCGTCGCCGTAATGAAGTGCTGAACCGTATGGCAGAGGTGGGCTTTATTACCTCCGCAGAGGCCCAGGCGGCGATCGCCGAGCCCTTGAAAATAAATCCCAGTCCTTTGAAGCGGTTTAATCGAGAAGCGGAATTTTTCACCGACTACATTTTGGATGAGTTGCGGGCTAAATTGCCGGAGGAGGAACTCCAACAGGGGGGGTTAACGGTGAAGACAACCCTTAATAACCAATGGCAAGAGGAGGCTCAAACCATTCTCACCAATGCAGTGAAGAAATATGGCCGCTGGCAACGGTTTTCCGAAGGGGCGATGGTAGCCATGGATCCCCGCACCGGGGCGATCAAAATGATGGTGGGGGGCAAGGATTACCAAGGCAGTCAATTTAACCGGGTGACCCAGGCCAAACGGCAACCAGGTTCTACTTTTAAGCCCATTCTCTACGGAGCGGCGATCGCCTCGGGTATTTCCCCCAACAAAAGCTATCCCAACGTGCCCATTGATATTGGCGGTTACCAACCAGCTAACTACGGTGATAGTTACAGCGGTGGCAACATGTCTTTGCGGGATGCCCTCACCAGTTCCGTGAACGTAGTGGCGGTGCGTTTACTGCTGGATGTGGGTTGGAATCCGGTCATTAACCTAGCCAGGCAAATGGGCATTAGTTCCAAACTAGAACCCACCTATTCCCTTGCCCTCGGGGCCTGGGAAATGACCCCTCTAGAAATGACCAGTGCCTACGGAACCTTTGCCAATAAGGGTATCCATGTGCAACCCTACGCCATCCAAAATGTGGTCAACACCAAAGGGGAAGTAATTTACAAAGCCGAGCACAAACAAACCAAAGCCCTAGACCCGGACAGCAATGCCATTATGACTTCCATGATGCGCAGTGTGGTCACCTCCGGCACCGGTCGTCCAGCCGGACTAGGCGATCGCCAGGTAGCAGGTAAAACGGGGACATCGGACGAGGCTAAGGATCTGTGGTTTATTGGTTACATTCCCCAACTGGTGACGGGGGTATGGTTGGGTAACGATAATAGTCGCCCCACCAATGGGGCCAGCACCACCGCGGCCATGGTTTGGGGACAGTTTATGCGGGATGTCACCAAGGGAATTCCTGTTGAATCCTTTCCTGCCATGCCGAAAAATCCGGACCAGCGCAAACCCAGCATCAAAGCTGAGCCGATTAAGCGCCGGGTGAAAGTTCTTGCCCCCCCTAGCTCAACGGAAACGGACGGCCAAACCACCACGGATCGGCCCCGTCGTCGTCGCCGTACCCAGACCAA